From a region of the Dictyostelium discoideum AX4 chromosome 2 chromosome, whole genome shotgun sequence genome:
- the sfbA gene encoding hypothetical protein, with the protein MNIIKLLLVLICFIGIISAQTFNFAFDPTLCGAQENPCRFTDPTNWQQGAVPSNNSNVVIDFTKVTNANKQVFIVASGINNIFTSINIVGTSAVNVVVSFQNTNMQVTGGFTGNNSATIVFDNEKSNNITQFGYDVEVNGKFLLFGSTMQASYSILQFKDIFTDQNSQFSAQSFSNVLINGVAQFWTTVTFTDNSILTANECFFNAGINSDDRVIVGPTTFYGQSNLEIVTLNDDIIVQGGALTIADSFKYTGNPSIKVTNANLTISGSASANFPSINLQNANLICFHPKGNFANGVQGNGQITFDINKQGNVESECYLWNVNSVGISVTVAGGLNLFVQNCTFGHLTDKQSSFVINPDHQPTPSVQFDGGNSLGYISTNLTQIVFSDASMNTLNGPFDSWVRKYPINLLGNLAFNQVNFFGSIDTLDKDSYIGIDSGIIGGSVDLIAGRIHPQSIATINGDLIMTSGAVLDMDQTSEQFAVAGNLEMDAESTIFIAETLSTDAGALITVDGNLVLNGTLIMDITDTNPSDGDSYKIISCAGSTLGTFSTIVPLTNGQATTLDYSVSVSDDGIVSIKFNSKEQSHKKLPGWAVFLIIVAVLGTVAGGAYGYIRYKKRAGYLPINN; encoded by the coding sequence atgaatattataaaattattattagttttaatttgttttattggaATTATTTCAGCAcaaacatttaattttgcATTTGATCCAACATTATGTGGTGCACAAGAAAATCCATGTAGATTCACAGATCCAACAAATTGGCAACAAGGAGCAGTTccaagtaataatagtaatgttgtaattgatttCACCAAGGTTACCAACGCTAATAAACAAGTTTTCATTGTAGCTTCTGGTATCAATAACATATTCACAAGTATTAATATCGTTGGTACAAGTGCAGTCAATGTTGTAGTATCATTCCAAAACACCAACATGCAAGTGACAGGTGGGTTCACAGGTAACAATAGTGCAACAATTGTATTTGACAATGAAAAGAGTAACAATATCACTCAATTTGGTTATGATGTTGAGGTTAATGGTAAATTCTTACTTTTCGGATCCACAATGCAAGCATCCTATTCAATTCTTcaatttaaagatattttcaCTGATCAAAACTCCCAATTCTCTGCACAATCATTCtcaaatgttttaatcaatGGTGTCGCTCAATTTTGGACCACTGTAACATTCactgataattcaattttaactgCCAACGAATGTTTCTTCAATGCAGGTATCAATTCCGACGATAGAGTCATTGTTGGTCCAACCACATTCTATGGTCAATCCAATTTGGAGATTGTCACACTCAATGATGATATCATCGTTCAAGGTGGTGCTCTTACCATTGCAGATTCATTCAAATACACTGGTAATCCAAGTATCAAGGTCACCAATGCTAATCTCACCATCTCTGGTTCAGCATCAGCAAACTTCCCAAGCATTAACTTACAAAATGCCAACTTAATTTGTTTCCATCCAAAAGGAAACTTCGCAAATGGTGTCCAAGGTAATGGTCAAATCACATTTGACATCAACAAGCAAGGTAATGTTGAATCCGAATGTTATTTATGGAATGTTAATTCAGTGGGTATTAGTGTAACTGTTGCAGGTGGTTTGAATCTATTTGTTCAAAATTGTACATTTGGTCATTTAACTGATAAACAATCATCATTTGTAATCAATCCAGACCATCAACCAACTCCAAGCGTTCAATTTGATGGTGGCAATTCATTGGGTTACATCTCCACCAATCTCACTCAAATCGTTTTCAGTGATGCCTCAATGAACACTTTGAATGGTCCATTCGATTCTTGGGTTCGAAAATATCCAATTAATCTTTTAGGTAATCTTGCATTCAATCAAGTCAATTTTTTTGGTTCAATCGATACATTGGATAAAGACTCATACATTGGTATTGATAGTGGTATCATTGGTGGCTCAGTTGATTTGATCGCCGGTAGAATTCATCCACAATCCATCGCTACTATCAATGGTGATTTAATTATGACAAGTGGTGCCGTTTTGGATATGGATCAAACCTCTGAACAATTCGCTGTTGCTGGTAACTTGGAAATGGATGCTGAATCCACCATTTTCATCGCAGAGACACTCTCTACCGATGCTGGCGCTCTTATCACTGTCGACGGTAATTTAGTACTCAATGGTACCCTTATCATGGATATCACCGATACCAATCCAAGTGATGGTGATTCCTATAAAATCATCTCATGTGCTGGTAGCACTCTTGGTACTTTCTCAACCATCGTTCCACTTACAAATGGTCAAGCCACCACTTTAGATTACTCTGTTTCCGTCTCTGATGATGGTATTGtctcaattaaatttaattcaaaagaaCAATCTCATAAGAAATTACCAGGTTGGGCTGTTTTCTTAATTATCGTTGCTGTCTTGGGTACTGTTGCTGGTGGAGCATATGGTTATATTCGTTATAAGAAACGTGCTGGTTatttaccaattaataattaa